A region of Methyloversatilis discipulorum DNA encodes the following proteins:
- the apaG gene encoding Co2+/Mg2+ efflux protein ApaG — protein sequence MAESKKYEVTVSVQARYVEEQSDPEDSRFVFAYTVSITNTGTVPAQLISRHWIIRDANNAEQQVRGLGVIGQQPLLKAGEKFEYTSGCALNTPVGTMRGSYQMVAEDGTQFEADIPEFTLAMPRVLH from the coding sequence ATGGCCGAATCGAAAAAATACGAAGTGACGGTGAGCGTGCAGGCGCGCTATGTCGAAGAGCAGTCCGACCCCGAGGACAGCCGCTTCGTGTTCGCCTACACGGTCAGCATCACCAACACGGGCACCGTGCCGGCGCAGCTGATCAGCCGGCACTGGATCATCCGCGACGCAAACAATGCCGAGCAGCAGGTGCGCGGGCTGGGTGTGATCGGCCAGCAGCCGCTGCTGAAAGCCGGCGAGAAGTTCGAATACACCAGCGGCTGCGCGCTGAACACGCCGGTCGGCACGATGCGCGGCAGCTACCAGATGGTGGCCGAGGACGGCACGCAGTTCGAAGCCGACATTCCCGAATTCACGCTGGCCATGCCGCGCGTGCTGCACTGA
- a CDS encoding class I SAM-dependent methyltransferase: protein MSLASSYTRLAPLYDTVVAAASLGARRASLAHLPRTPSDVLLVGVGTGLDLPHLPADHRYTAIDFNAAMLARSLPRASGLNYAAVRGDAMRLPFADAQFDCVVLHLIVAVVPDGATCLREAARVLRPGGAALVLDKFLRRGRPAPLRRLLSPLAGRIATRLDVVLEDALDGLPFGIVSDEPAALGGWFRRVRLLRT from the coding sequence ATGTCGCTCGCCTCGTCCTATACCCGCCTCGCCCCGCTCTACGACACGGTGGTCGCCGCCGCGTCGCTCGGCGCCCGTCGCGCCAGTCTGGCCCACCTGCCACGCACGCCGTCCGACGTGCTGCTGGTCGGCGTCGGCACCGGGCTCGATCTGCCCCACCTGCCCGCGGATCACCGCTACACAGCGATCGACTTCAACGCCGCCATGCTCGCACGCAGCCTGCCGCGCGCCTCCGGCCTGAACTACGCGGCGGTGCGCGGCGACGCAATGCGCCTGCCCTTCGCCGACGCGCAGTTCGACTGCGTCGTGCTGCATCTGATCGTCGCCGTGGTGCCGGATGGCGCCACCTGCCTGCGCGAAGCGGCGCGCGTGTTGCGCCCGGGCGGTGCGGCGCTGGTGCTGGACAAGTTCCTGCGCCGCGGCCGCCCTGCCCCGCTGCGCCGCCTGCTGTCGCCGCTGGCCGGCCGCATCGCCACCCGGCTCGACGTGGTGCTGGAAGACGCGCTCGACGGACTGCCCTTCGGCATCGTCAGCGACGAGCCGGCGGCTCTCGGCGGATGGTTCAGGCGGGTGCGGCTGCTGAGAACCTGA
- a CDS encoding NAD(P)H-dependent oxidoreductase, with the protein MSRIVVIQGHPESRPGLLRALADSYVAAAREAGHAVSVIDVSRLSFPVLRSKAEWSAPAEGDIAQAQALIADAEHLVVFFPIWLGTLPAVLKAFFEQVFRPGFAIGEGRGRNPFTRLLTGRSARLVVAMGMPAWLFRTFYLAHGVMSFKRNILHFVGIQPVRSTLIGSVDAMDDAGRARWHARMRRLGRDAA; encoded by the coding sequence ATGAGCCGCATCGTCGTCATCCAGGGTCACCCGGAATCCCGCCCCGGTCTGCTGCGCGCGCTGGCTGACAGTTATGTCGCCGCGGCGCGTGAAGCGGGGCACGCGGTCAGCGTGATCGACGTGAGCCGGCTGTCCTTTCCCGTGCTGCGCTCGAAAGCCGAATGGTCGGCACCGGCGGAGGGCGACATCGCGCAGGCGCAAGCGCTGATCGCCGATGCCGAACATCTGGTGGTGTTCTTCCCGATATGGCTGGGCACCTTGCCTGCAGTGCTCAAGGCCTTTTTCGAACAGGTGTTCCGCCCGGGGTTCGCCATCGGCGAAGGGCGCGGACGGAATCCATTCACCCGGCTGCTCACCGGACGCTCGGCGCGGCTGGTCGTCGCGATGGGCATGCCCGCCTGGCTGTTCCGCACCTTCTATCTGGCGCACGGCGTCATGAGCTTCAAGCGCAACATCCTGCACTTCGTCGGCATCCAGCCGGTGCGCAGCACGCTGATCGGCAGCGTCGACGCGATGGACGATGCGGGCCGTGCGCGCTGGCATGCGCGGATGCGTCGCCTTGGCCGCGACGCCGCGTGA
- a CDS encoding DUF1294 domain-containing protein, with protein MRSEGRIRSWKDDKGFGFITPDGGGEDVFVHISSFDVEGQRPTEGQRVAFDLGRDRKGRRCAQRVTLAGVPLKTRRVEVRDEASPAQWGGATLFLIPAFLLLMVLVSVLWQAPHGWFLLYLTVSLVTFALYAIDKQQAAIGAMRVPEPRLHLLALVGGWPGALLAQQFLRHKTVKASFRRGFWITVVGNVALFLLLTSPFGRPLVARLLG; from the coding sequence ATGCGCAGCGAAGGTCGCATCCGTTCGTGGAAGGACGACAAGGGTTTCGGATTCATCACGCCGGATGGCGGTGGCGAGGACGTGTTCGTGCACATCAGTTCGTTCGACGTCGAGGGGCAGCGCCCGACCGAGGGCCAGCGCGTGGCCTTCGATCTCGGCCGCGACCGCAAGGGCCGGCGCTGTGCGCAGCGGGTGACGCTGGCCGGCGTGCCGCTGAAGACGCGACGGGTCGAAGTGCGCGACGAGGCCTCGCCGGCGCAGTGGGGTGGCGCGACGCTGTTCCTGATCCCGGCCTTCCTGTTGCTGATGGTGCTGGTCAGCGTGCTGTGGCAGGCGCCGCACGGCTGGTTCCTGCTCTATCTGACGGTCAGCCTGGTGACTTTCGCGCTGTACGCGATCGACAAACAGCAGGCGGCGATCGGCGCGATGCGCGTGCCCGAACCGCGCCTGCACCTGCTGGCCCTGGTCGGCGGCTGGCCCGGCGCGCTGCTGGCGCAGCAGTTCCTGCGTCACAAAACGGTGAAGGCTTCGTTCCGCCGTGGTTTCTGGATCACCGTGGTCGGGAATGTCGCACTCTTCCTGCTGCTGACCAGCCCGTTCGGCCGCCCGCTGGTGGCACGGCTGCTCGGCTGA
- a CDS encoding DUF3565 domain-containing protein — protein sequence MKQPITGYLIDEEGDWVARLACGHRQHVRHHPPFINRPWVATEEGRAAHLGALLDCPRCDAFEWPDHIVEQAGRDRR from the coding sequence ATGAAGCAGCCGATCACCGGCTACCTGATCGACGAGGAGGGCGACTGGGTTGCCCGGCTCGCCTGTGGGCACCGCCAGCACGTGCGCCACCACCCGCCTTTCATCAACCGCCCCTGGGTGGCGACCGAAGAGGGGCGTGCGGCCCATCTCGGCGCGCTGCTCGACTGTCCGCGCTGCGACGCCTTCGAGTGGCCGGACCACATCGTCGAACAGGCAGGACGCGACCGGCGGTGA
- a CDS encoding DUF4824 family protein, translating into MKRAQKILLVGGVALIVAVNAFVLAGVAWNRSGEPGSALTLTQRELSLPYAFGLDGERGGIDVALLWRAPMRDDNADAAYDMHYGRGPDWLDADKLRELGFDLKEERDAYRQKREVYVVLELAGADWQAALAQAQRRLDRALARGNAEKQDVDAQKSAQEALKYEQQKASRLFAVDAGLDAAALRQRYPDTHRHLIVVATVTPSVMVIDKKTTFSGHIGELAVARISVPHALRGAMDGIDRSALDSGRATFEMDVAWGRRFEPWVTAVRPQRAATVE; encoded by the coding sequence ATGAAGCGCGCGCAGAAAATCCTGCTGGTGGGCGGTGTGGCCCTCATCGTCGCGGTGAATGCCTTCGTGCTGGCGGGCGTGGCGTGGAACCGCTCGGGCGAGCCGGGCAGCGCGCTCACCCTCACGCAGCGCGAACTCAGTCTGCCCTATGCCTTCGGACTCGACGGCGAGCGCGGCGGCATCGACGTGGCACTGCTCTGGCGCGCGCCGATGCGCGACGACAATGCGGATGCCGCCTATGACATGCACTACGGCCGTGGGCCCGACTGGCTCGACGCCGACAAGCTGCGCGAGCTGGGCTTCGACCTGAAGGAAGAGCGCGACGCCTACCGCCAGAAGCGCGAGGTGTACGTCGTGCTCGAACTGGCCGGTGCCGACTGGCAGGCGGCGCTGGCGCAGGCGCAGCGCCGTCTCGACAGGGCGCTCGCCCGCGGTAACGCCGAAAAGCAGGATGTCGACGCGCAGAAGTCGGCACAGGAGGCGCTGAAGTACGAGCAGCAGAAGGCGTCGCGCCTGTTCGCCGTCGACGCCGGGCTGGACGCCGCTGCGTTGCGCCAGCGCTATCCGGACACGCACCGCCACCTCATCGTCGTGGCGACGGTGACGCCATCGGTGATGGTGATCGACAAGAAAACCACCTTCAGCGGCCACATCGGCGAACTGGCGGTCGCCCGCATCAGCGTGCCGCACGCGCTGCGCGGCGCGATGGACGGCATAGACCGCAGCGCGCTCGACAGCGGGCGCGCCACCTTCGAAATGGACGTCGCGTGGGGCCGCCGCTTCGAACCGTGGGTGACCGCGGTGCGGCCGCAGCGCGCAGCAACGGTCGAATGA
- a CDS encoding DUF2157 domain-containing protein: MDDNLSRTDAQQRADDIHAFRREQARLAADGMATADAAAIRAHHDALLARFAARPDVDTTQRARQLTLGLRIASFLGALALAASVFFLFRQYWPLFPEAVQVIVLAGASLGTLVLTAWLHRRDASGYFTKLAALVAFACFVLNLSLLGSSFNITPSDKALLPWAAFALLLAYTCELRLLLVAGLVCITGFIAARVGTWTGMYWLSVGERPEHFFPAALLMFCVPFFVDHRRHPGFDATWRLVALLALFLPMLVLSNWGRASNLPFDADVVEGFYQLGGFVAGGLLTWLGARRGWPEVMNTAVVFFVIFLYTKLFDWWWAVMPKFLFFLVLGLVALLVILVLKRLRAVTPVEGGR; the protein is encoded by the coding sequence ATGGACGACAACCTGTCACGCACCGACGCGCAGCAGCGCGCCGATGACATCCACGCTTTCCGCCGCGAACAGGCGCGGCTGGCGGCCGACGGCATGGCGACGGCCGACGCGGCAGCGATCCGCGCGCATCACGACGCACTGCTCGCCCGCTTCGCCGCACGGCCCGATGTCGACACCACGCAGCGCGCGCGCCAGCTCACGCTCGGCCTGCGCATCGCCTCCTTTCTTGGCGCGCTGGCGCTGGCGGCCAGCGTGTTCTTCCTGTTTCGCCAGTACTGGCCGCTGTTTCCGGAAGCGGTACAGGTGATCGTGCTGGCCGGCGCTTCGCTCGGCACACTGGTGCTGACCGCCTGGCTGCACCGGCGCGACGCCTCCGGCTACTTCACCAAGCTGGCCGCACTGGTCGCCTTCGCCTGCTTCGTGCTGAACCTGAGCCTGCTCGGTTCCAGCTTCAACATCACGCCGTCGGACAAGGCACTGCTGCCGTGGGCGGCTTTCGCGCTGCTGCTCGCCTACACCTGCGAACTGCGCCTGCTGCTGGTGGCCGGGCTGGTCTGCATCACCGGCTTCATCGCCGCCCGCGTCGGCACCTGGACCGGCATGTACTGGCTCAGCGTCGGCGAGCGGCCGGAGCATTTCTTCCCGGCGGCGCTGCTCATGTTCTGCGTGCCTTTCTTCGTCGATCACCGGCGTCATCCGGGTTTCGACGCGACCTGGCGGCTGGTCGCGCTGCTCGCGCTTTTCCTGCCCATGCTGGTGCTGTCGAACTGGGGCCGCGCGAGCAATCTGCCCTTCGATGCGGATGTGGTCGAAGGCTTCTATCAGCTGGGCGGCTTCGTTGCCGGCGGCCTGCTCACCTGGCTCGGCGCGCGCCGCGGCTGGCCCGAGGTGATGAATACCGCGGTCGTGTTCTTCGTCATCTTTCTGTACACCAAGCTGTTCGACTGGTGGTGGGCGGTGATGCCGAAATTCCTGTTCTTCCTCGTGCTCGGCCTGGTGGCGCTGCTGGTCATCCTGGTGCTGAAGCGGCTGCGGGCGGTGACGCCGGTGGAGGGCGGGCGATGA
- a CDS encoding DUF2970 domain-containing protein produces MDHAPVPLLRGSLRALKIILLTFTGIGRTRMINRTTEGLGPQHFLLGGLFAAIAVNVVLIGLVLWATG; encoded by the coding sequence ATGGATCACGCCCCCGTCCCGTTGCTGCGCGGCAGTCTTCGCGCGCTGAAGATCATCCTGCTCACCTTCACCGGCATCGGCCGCACGCGGATGATCAACCGCACCACCGAGGGGCTGGGCCCGCAGCACTTCCTGCTCGGCGGGCTGTTCGCCGCCATCGCGGTCAATGTCGTGCTGATCGGCCTCGTGTTGTGGGCCACCGGCTGA
- a CDS encoding DUF1330 domain-containing protein encodes MSYYVIGHIRVLDASRWADYRARVGATLAPFGGELVMRGRVDAVLAGDWPGTDTVVLRFADAASARAWHDSPAYQALVPLREAGAEVVLVGYEGE; translated from the coding sequence ATGAGCTACTACGTGATCGGCCACATCCGGGTGCTGGATGCCTCGCGCTGGGCGGACTATCGTGCCCGCGTCGGCGCCACGCTGGCACCCTTCGGCGGCGAACTGGTGATGCGCGGCCGGGTGGATGCGGTGCTGGCCGGCGACTGGCCGGGCACCGATACCGTGGTGCTGCGCTTCGCCGATGCGGCCAGCGCGCGCGCTTGGCACGACTCGCCGGCCTATCAGGCGCTGGTGCCGCTGCGCGAGGCCGGGGCCGAGGTGGTGCTGGTAGGTTACGAGGGCGAGTAG
- a CDS encoding methyltransferase, whose amino-acid sequence MSEAVLQWNEGDVQLGARWQSEAGVAPPKKVVVADDTLTADMAFRLASEGTALLWRGDFQNARQLLQAMARRVDRKPRKPAATLRDAFNQHRLAQSQRARTLGMLLIPFDAGHVIPLRRAPDVVEACTQAHGEATEPYVCSLRELLGVISAYEWRRNGVDIPALGAHIHPHYGVFSPVRGEYVDLVAKAPLPAALKSDSTAFDIGTGTGVLSAVLAKRCVARVVATDQDARALACARENVARLGIGAQVEVIEADLFPAGRAPLVVCNPPWLPARPSSPLEYAVYDPDSRMLRGFLAGLAAHLAPGGEGWLILSDFAEHLGLRAPDELAGLIDAAGLKVAGRLDARPRHPKASDATDPLHAARAKEVTTLWRLVAADA is encoded by the coding sequence GTGAGCGAAGCAGTTCTGCAATGGAATGAAGGCGATGTTCAACTCGGTGCCCGCTGGCAATCCGAAGCGGGCGTAGCCCCGCCGAAGAAGGTGGTCGTTGCCGACGACACGCTGACGGCCGACATGGCCTTCAGGCTGGCGAGCGAGGGCACGGCGCTGCTGTGGCGCGGTGACTTCCAGAACGCGCGGCAGTTGCTGCAGGCGATGGCGCGACGGGTCGATCGCAAGCCGCGCAAACCGGCGGCCACGCTGCGCGATGCGTTCAACCAGCACCGGCTGGCGCAGTCGCAGCGGGCGCGCACGCTGGGCATGCTGCTGATTCCTTTCGATGCGGGTCACGTCATTCCGCTGCGCCGCGCGCCGGACGTGGTCGAGGCCTGCACGCAGGCGCACGGCGAGGCGACAGAGCCCTATGTCTGTTCGCTGCGCGAGCTGCTGGGCGTGATCAGCGCCTACGAGTGGCGGCGCAATGGCGTCGACATTCCGGCGCTGGGCGCGCACATCCACCCGCATTACGGCGTGTTCTCGCCGGTGCGCGGCGAGTATGTCGATCTGGTGGCGAAGGCGCCGCTGCCGGCGGCGCTGAAGAGCGATTCGACCGCTTTCGACATCGGCACCGGTACCGGTGTGCTGTCGGCGGTGCTGGCGAAGCGCTGCGTCGCGCGCGTGGTGGCGACCGATCAGGACGCGCGCGCGCTGGCTTGTGCGCGCGAAAATGTCGCGCGGCTGGGCATCGGCGCACAGGTCGAGGTGATCGAAGCCGATCTGTTCCCGGCCGGCCGCGCCCCCTTGGTGGTGTGCAATCCGCCCTGGCTGCCGGCGCGACCCAGTTCGCCGCTGGAATACGCCGTCTATGACCCCGACAGCCGCATGTTGCGCGGTTTCCTCGCCGGGCTGGCGGCGCATCTGGCGCCGGGCGGCGAGGGCTGGCTCATCCTGTCCGATTTCGCCGAGCACCTCGGTCTGCGCGCGCCGGACGAACTGGCGGGCCTGATCGATGCGGCCGGGTTGAAGGTGGCGGGCCGGCTCGACGCGCGTCCGCGTCACCCGAAAGCTTCTGACGCCACCGATCCGCTGCACGCAGCGCGTGCAAAGGAAGTGACGACGCTGTGGCGGCTGGTGGCGGCCGACGCATGA